One Candidatus Campbellbacteria bacterium genomic region harbors:
- the tsaE gene encoding tRNA (adenosine(37)-N6)-threonylcarbamoyltransferase complex ATPase subunit type 1 TsaE → MKRVECRSLEEVSTLARAFVETLECLDGGATLVVLKGDLGAGKTAFVKEVARVLGVTEHVTSPTFVIEKRYGLNSNDQYQISNFKSLVHIDAYRMESAHELEVLGWQELLREGKTLVMVEWPERVAESIPEGARVVVCEFVDETTRAFTL, encoded by the coding sequence ATGAAAAGGGTAGAATGTCGGTCACTTGAAGAGGTGAGTACGCTTGCGCGGGCTTTTGTAGAGACGCTCGAATGTCTGGACGGTGGTGCGACACTCGTTGTTTTGAAGGGTGATCTTGGCGCAGGGAAGACGGCATTTGTAAAAGAGGTCGCGCGGGTGCTTGGTGTAACTGAACACGTAACGAGTCCAACGTTTGTCATTGAAAAACGATATGGACTTAATTCCAATGACCAATATCAAATATCAAATTTCAAATCGCTCGTTCACATTGATGCGTATAGAATGGAAAGCGCACATGAGCTTGAAGTGTTGGGGTGGCAGGAGCTCCTTCGTGAAGGAAAAACATTAGTGATGGTCGAGTGGCCTGAACGAGTTGCAGAAAGTATTCCTGAGGGAGCGCGCGTTGTTGTGTGCGAGTTTGTAGATGAAACAACGCGCGCGTTTACACTGTAA
- a CDS encoding type II/IV secretion system protein, whose product MVIFDEDKQNKKFQQLREQEEEELMQVLSQKYTLPYVDLSATPINPDALILVPEALAREGMLAAFGITGKVVSVAVHAPENTATKSALAELENRGYKTTLFLTSTKSLEFIWDRYKDLSYSAGSKKGMLDVGSEDMTELVSKVRHLEDIKKLFEEALGMQKTHRISRIIEVLLSSALATKASDIHIEPEETSVRIRMRLDGVLADVANIDAETYHLVLSRFKLLSALKLNVQSEAQDGRFSINFKDVSIEIRTSILPGQYGESIVMRILNPDSISVSIEKLGMRDDLFAVVNQAIAKPNGLILTTGPTGSGKTTTLYAFLKKVHTPDIKIITIEDPIEYHLKGVVQTQVDSNHDYTFQSGLRAALRQDPDIIMVGEIRDNETAEIAIHAALTGHLVFSTLHTNSAAGAFTRLIDVGINPRILGSALSLALAQRLVRKLCETCKQEVPLEGDEKEKIERVLGTVVDTTKIAGLQRERVWHASEKGCEACNGLGYKGRMGLYEGIVVNSAIEEIVESSPSEREIRKVADAQGLLTMTQDAVIKVLEGKTTTDEIMRVVDLSVETTTPETPTPLPEI is encoded by the coding sequence ATGGTTATTTTTGACGAAGACAAACAAAATAAAAAATTTCAACAACTACGCGAACAAGAAGAAGAGGAGTTAATGCAGGTGCTTTCGCAAAAATATACTCTTCCCTACGTTGACCTCTCGGCAACCCCCATTAACCCAGACGCACTCATTCTTGTTCCTGAAGCATTAGCTCGTGAGGGCATGCTTGCTGCTTTTGGAATAACTGGAAAAGTTGTCTCTGTTGCTGTACACGCACCAGAAAATACAGCCACAAAGTCCGCTCTTGCCGAGCTGGAAAATCGCGGATACAAAACAACTCTCTTTCTCACTTCAACAAAAAGTTTGGAATTTATTTGGGATAGATACAAAGACCTCTCCTACAGTGCCGGAAGCAAAAAAGGAATGCTTGATGTGGGTAGCGAAGACATGACTGAGCTCGTTTCCAAAGTTCGCCACCTTGAAGATATTAAAAAACTCTTTGAAGAGGCGCTTGGCATGCAAAAAACGCACCGCATTTCTCGTATCATTGAGGTGCTCCTTTCCAGTGCCCTTGCCACCAAAGCATCCGACATTCACATAGAACCCGAAGAAACCAGCGTGCGTATTCGTATGCGTCTGGACGGTGTGCTTGCTGACGTTGCAAATATTGACGCAGAAACATATCATCTCGTACTCTCTCGTTTCAAATTACTTTCTGCACTTAAACTCAACGTACAAAGTGAGGCGCAGGACGGACGATTCAGTATCAACTTCAAAGATGTCAGCATTGAAATTCGTACCTCTATTCTCCCAGGACAGTACGGCGAGTCTATTGTGATGCGTATTCTCAACCCTGATTCTATTTCTGTGTCCATCGAAAAACTCGGCATGCGCGATGATTTGTTTGCGGTAGTAAATCAAGCGATTGCAAAACCAAACGGACTCATTCTCACCACGGGTCCAACCGGTTCAGGAAAAACGACGACACTCTACGCGTTTCTCAAAAAAGTGCACACGCCCGACATTAAAATCATCACCATCGAAGATCCAATTGAGTACCACTTGAAAGGTGTCGTACAAACACAAGTGGACAGCAATCACGACTACACATTCCAAAGCGGATTGCGCGCCGCACTTCGACAAGACCCTGACATCATCATGGTGGGTGAAATTCGAGACAATGAAACGGCCGAAATTGCGATTCACGCCGCACTCACTGGTCACCTTGTGTTCTCAACACTCCACACCAACTCCGCAGCGGGTGCATTCACTCGACTCATCGACGTTGGTATTAATCCCCGCATCCTTGGCTCTGCGCTCTCACTCGCACTTGCACAACGACTTGTACGAAAACTATGCGAAACCTGCAAACAAGAAGTACCACTTGAGGGCGATGAGAAAGAAAAAATCGAACGCGTACTTGGTACGGTTGTGGATACAACAAAAATTGCAGGACTTCAGCGAGAACGGGTGTGGCACGCAAGCGAAAAAGGATGTGAAGCCTGCAATGGTCTTGGCTACAAGGGACGCATGGGGTTGTATGAAGGAATTGTGGTGAACTCAGCAATCGAAGAAATTGTTGAATCATCACCGAGCGAGCGCGAGATTAGAAAAGTTGCCGACGCACAGGGATTGCTCACTATGACCCAAGACGCAGTGATCAAAGTACTCGAAGGAAAAACAACCACGGACGAAATTATGCGCGTGGTTGATTTGAGCGTTGAAACAACAACCCCAGAAACTCCAACACCACTTCCTGAAATCTAA
- the ruvB gene encoding Holliday junction branch migration DNA helicase RuvB has protein sequence MSSPSQKPARETTPEVHDVFLDASLRPTRWDDYVGQAQTKNNLHILLSAAKERGHAPEHILFYGPAGLGKTTLAHLISHELDAAIKITSGPAIERVGDLASLLTNLSANDILFIDEIHRLNPAIEEVLYPAMESGRLDIIIGKGPSARTVQLDLPPFTLIAATTRIALLSAPLRSRFSGGMFRLEFYTDEEIFTILTRSAHLLGVEADADALHEIAQRSRSTPRTANYLLKRARDYAQVHKKKLSLPIVHDALTLLGIDDKGLTPTDQKLLELIVTTFNGGPVGLSTLAASLSEDPATIEEVYEPYLMQLGFIERSPRGRLITSKGRAHIDKDNSSQDSLL, from the coding sequence ATGTCAAGCCCCTCTCAAAAACCCGCCCGAGAGACTACGCCAGAGGTTCATGATGTCTTTTTGGATGCGTCATTACGCCCAACTCGTTGGGATGATTACGTGGGACAGGCGCAAACAAAAAATAATTTGCATATTTTACTTTCAGCGGCAAAAGAGCGCGGACACGCACCTGAACACATCCTTTTTTATGGCCCCGCAGGTCTTGGAAAGACAACATTGGCACACCTTATTTCACACGAACTCGATGCTGCAATAAAAATTACGTCAGGACCTGCAATTGAACGCGTTGGTGACCTTGCTTCCCTACTCACCAACCTCTCCGCAAATGATATTTTATTTATTGATGAAATTCACCGGCTCAATCCTGCAATTGAAGAAGTGCTATACCCTGCGATGGAGTCCGGACGTCTTGATATCATCATTGGAAAAGGTCCTTCCGCGCGCACAGTGCAACTAGATCTTCCTCCGTTCACACTTATTGCAGCAACGACACGCATTGCGCTTCTTTCCGCGCCGCTTCGTTCACGTTTTTCTGGCGGGATGTTTCGACTCGAGTTTTATACTGACGAAGAAATTTTTACTATCCTCACACGTTCAGCACACTTACTTGGCGTTGAGGCTGATGCCGATGCACTCCATGAAATTGCACAACGAAGTCGCAGTACACCACGCACAGCAAACTATTTACTCAAACGTGCTCGTGATTATGCTCAGGTACACAAGAAAAAACTGTCCCTCCCCATTGTGCACGACGCACTCACACTCCTCGGCATCGATGATAAGGGACTGACACCCACTGATCAAAAACTCTTAGAACTCATTGTGACGACGTTCAATGGTGGACCAGTTGGACTCTCAACACTCGCTGCTTCCCTTTCAGAAGACCCTGCAACCATTGAAGAGGTGTACGAACCCTACCTCATGCAACTTGGCTTTATTGAACGCTCACCTCGCGGACGACTCATTACAAGCAAAGGTCGTGCCCACATTGATAAAGACAATTCATCTCAAGATTCGTTACTGTAA
- a CDS encoding YebC/PmpR family DNA-binding transcriptional regulator — translation MSGHNKWSQIKEKKGATDAKRGKLFTKLVKLIKTEARITKGDLNAPTLKAAIEKARTANMPKDNIDRAIQSAQNTAADEKVVYEAFGPGGCALIIEGLTDSKNRTSQEMKHLLSEHDLALAAPGSASWAFTKTHEGWTPTTTVPLSEEDGAKLSALIEELENNDDVQEVYTNAE, via the coding sequence ATGTCCGGCCACAATAAATGGAGTCAAATAAAAGAAAAAAAAGGAGCTACTGACGCAAAGCGCGGTAAGTTGTTTACCAAATTAGTAAAATTAATTAAGACTGAGGCCCGCATCACAAAGGGTGACCTCAATGCGCCAACGCTTAAAGCGGCAATAGAAAAAGCACGTACGGCGAATATGCCAAAAGATAACATCGACCGCGCAATACAAAGTGCGCAAAATACAGCCGCTGATGAAAAAGTTGTGTACGAAGCATTTGGTCCAGGTGGATGTGCGCTCATTATTGAAGGACTTACCGATAGTAAAAACCGGACTTCCCAGGAAATGAAACATCTTCTTTCAGAACACGATCTTGCACTCGCAGCCCCAGGTTCTGCAAGTTGGGCATTTACAAAAACACATGAGGGTTGGACACCAACAACCACCGTTCCCCTTTCAGAAGAAGATGGCGCAAAACTTTCTGCACTTATTGAAGAACTTGAAAACAACGACGATGTGCAGGAGGTGTATACAAATGCAGAATGA
- a CDS encoding crossover junction endodeoxyribonuclease RuvC → MITLGIDPGYDRLGIALLEGDRQKQVIIFSECFETCSADDFETRLHAAVSHVRDILHTYTPDNVALETLFFSNNQKTAMHVAETRGALLFAITDAHISAHQYAPQAIKVAVAGSGRGSKDDIARMLHKLLSIPNKKIRDDEYDAIAVALTHMVSCK, encoded by the coding sequence ATGATTACTCTTGGTATTGATCCCGGCTACGACCGACTTGGTATTGCACTCCTTGAAGGCGACCGACAAAAACAAGTGATTATTTTTTCTGAGTGTTTTGAAACATGTTCAGCAGACGATTTTGAAACTCGCCTCCACGCCGCCGTGTCTCATGTGCGAGATATTTTACACACCTATACACCTGACAACGTTGCACTTGAAACACTTTTTTTTAGTAACAATCAAAAAACAGCTATGCACGTGGCCGAAACACGTGGAGCACTTTTGTTTGCGATAACCGATGCTCACATTTCCGCCCATCAGTATGCACCACAGGCAATAAAGGTTGCTGTTGCAGGAAGCGGTCGTGGAAGTAAAGATGATATTGCCCGTATGCTCCACAAACTTCTTTCAATTCCAAATAAAAAAATACGCGATGATGAATACGATGCTATTGCTGTAGCCCTTACACACATGGTGAGTTGCAAGTAG
- a CDS encoding four helix bundle protein, which translates to MNTIKDFTDLRVWQSAHQLAILLYKTRAPFPKEEVFGLAGQLRRAGVSVSSNITEGFGRNFSKEKVLFYHIAQSSLREVYSQVLLAKDIGYVPEQNTQLIFEQIVSIGKMLTALIKTVSSRPIS; encoded by the coding sequence ATGAACACCATAAAAGATTTTACCGATCTCCGTGTCTGGCAATCGGCACACCAACTTGCCATTTTGTTATATAAAACAAGAGCACCTTTTCCAAAAGAAGAGGTGTTTGGTTTGGCCGGTCAACTACGACGAGCAGGAGTTTCTGTTTCATCAAATATTACTGAAGGTTTCGGGAGAAATTTTTCAAAAGAAAAGGTCCTGTTTTACCACATTGCACAATCTTCATTACGTGAAGTTTATTCACAAGTGTTGCTCGCAAAAGATATTGGATATGTACCCGAGCAAAATACCCAGCTCATTTTTGAACAAATTGTTTCAATAGGAAAAATGCTAACGGCACTCATCAAAACCGTTTCTTCCCGTCCGATTTCATAA